A genome region from Panicum virgatum strain AP13 chromosome 4K, P.virgatum_v5, whole genome shotgun sequence includes the following:
- the LOC120702091 gene encoding uncharacterized protein LOC120702091, with the protein MAATHLRSISLPTRPHSLVLKVEQDLQRLKACASNASSPPFPSSSSPPPAQAAICAWLSDLSDLYEYVEELVRLPTNWDALRLPRHRALVERELEASVTLLDLSGVARDALTAAKDHARDLRSALRRRRHHRRRPAAASSPAELPRAADHREAVGGKLEAALRKASRAIKRQRNGRRAAAASESHGGDEVRELGASLLQSSMEALLRQAAIVVGPSSTAGKWSLESRALTSYSNSSRNMSMAACEEGQENQLQTLEACIEGVEDGLQSLFRSLIRSRVCLLNCISL; encoded by the exons ATGGCGGCTACGCACCTGCGATCCATCAGTTTGCCCACGAGGCCCCACTCCCTGGTCCTCAAGGTCGAGCAGGACCTGCAAAGGCTCAAAGCCTGTGCGTCAAACGCCTCATCGCCGCCGTTCCCGTCCTCCTCGTCACCACCACCAGCACAAGCCGCCATCTGCGCGTGGCTCAGCGACCTCAGCGACCTGTACGAGTACGTGGAGGAGCTTGTCCGCTTGCCCACCAATTGGGACGCGCTCCGCCTCCCCCGGCACCGGGCGCTGGTTGAGCGCGAGCTCGAGGCGTCCGTGACGCTGCTGGACCTCAGCGGCGTCGCCAGGGACGCCCTCACCGCCGCCAAGGACCACGCCCGGGACCTCCGCTCCGCGCTCCGCCGGAGACGACACCACCGtcgtcggccggcggcggcgagcagtcCTGCTGAGCTGCCACGAGCTGCTGATCATCGTGAGGCTGTCGGCGGCAAGCTGGAGGCGGCGCTGAGGAAGGCGAGCAGGGCGATCAAGAGGCAACGCAACGGCAGGCGTGCTGCTGCCGCCTCAGAGAGCCATGGAGGGGATG AGGTGCGGGAGCTGGGAGCCTCTCTCCTGCAGTCGTCCATGGAAGCTCTGCTGAGACaggccgccatcgtcgtcggcCCGAGCTCCACGGCCGGCAAGTGGTCGCTCGAGTCGAGGGCGCTCACGTCgtacagcaacagcagcaggaacaTGAGCATGGCCGCATGTGAGGAAGGCCAGGAGAATCAGTTGCAGACCTTGGAAGCATGCATTGAAGGTGTTGAGGATGGATTACAGAGCCTGTTTAGGAGTCTCATCAGGAGCAGAGTTTGTCTGCTTAACTGTATTAGCTTGTGA